A genomic window from Cardiocondyla obscurior isolate alpha-2009 linkage group LG02, Cobs3.1, whole genome shotgun sequence includes:
- the LOC139113100 gene encoding protein Loquacious — protein MNSKTPVSILQEMMVKENMVPDYELIHDGGGRHVNTFTYRVSCDGLSATGTGRCKKDAKHEAAKAMLETIAAHRHFPQLPAASTPDESPSMSPFHSPLSPKMAKVGNLPFVNAVGELQELCLEHNLKEPKYVLIKDVGPPHARVFTIRCKMSNFEEDGIATTKKQAKHYAAKKMMDRMKDLVINSNDFRKERNEDHSSDLSDTSALDKERGEKAEERYRELYKAKKIYFGIKLSEYHIHWKNMLETDKCNELLQQLAYTFPSDFFDNKYITYEEIETKVSELETVLSEFDVTIDIKDIATDDHFIMKTISLTTCPVMVQFGRGRTNEEATWKALCNTITSLKLFLE, from the exons ATGAACAGTAAAACGCCAGTTTCTATTCTCCAAGAAATGATGGTGAAAGAGAATATGGTACCCGATTATGAACTGATACACGATGGTGGAGGTCGTCATGTGAATACTTTTACATATCGTGTTTCATGTGATGGCCTTAGTGCAACTGGCACAGGTCGTTGtaaaaaagatgcaaaacATGAAGCAGCAAAAGCTATGCTAGAAACAATTGCAGCACATAGACACTTCCCACAATTGCCAGCTGCTAGTACCCCAGATGAATCTCCCTCAATGTCACCATTTCATTCACCTCTTTCGCCTAAAATGGCTAAGGTGGGAAACCTGCCTTTTGTTAATGCCGTAGGCGAATTacag GAACTTTGTTTGGAACATAATTTGAAAGAACCTAAGTATGTTCTTATTAAGGATGTTGGACCACCACATGCCAGAGTCTTTACTATTCGATGTAAAATGTCTAATTTTGAAGAAGATGGAATTGCAACTACTAAAAAACAAGCTAAACATTATGCTGCAAAGAAAATGATGGACAGAATGAAGGAtcttgtaattaattcaaatgatttcagaaaagagagaaatgaaGATCATTCTTCAGATTTGTCAGATACATCTGCTCTTGACAAGGAGCGAGGTGAAAAAGCGGAAGAACGCTATCGGGAATTATACAAAGCAAAAAAGATTTACTTTGGTATTAAATTATCTGAATATCACATTCATTGGAAGAATATGTTAGAGACAGATAAATGTAATGAACTATTACAACAACTAGCTTATACTTTTCCCAGTGATTTTTTCGACAATAAGTATATTACTTatgaagaaatagaaacaAAAGTATCAGAATTGGAGACAGTACTATCAGAATTCGATGTAACAATCGATATAAAAGATATAGCCACAGATGACCATTTTATTATGAAAACCATATCACTCACTACTTGTCCTGTTATGGTACAGTTCGGTAGGGGAAGGACTAATGAGGAAGCTACTTGGAAAGCATTATGTAACACAATAAcctctttaaaattatttttagaataa
- the LOC139113101 gene encoding LIM and SH3 domain protein F42H10.3-like isoform X1: MSKTCARCEKTVYPIEELKCLDKIWHKQCFKCQGCGMTLNMRTYKGFNKQPYCEAHIPKAKATTMAETPELKRIAENTKIQSNVKYHAEFEKAKGKFTQVADDPETLRIKQNSKIISNVAYHGELEKKAIMEQKRTMTGENGEQIEYVEYTDGTNAPAWNINANPPPARTANSPVQRTPGRIADYDPLSEARPSPYSARQAATTVIYTSDKGPVTNPPTRKIGSVADIDPVNEYYGSLTPATTINNNQHQPQHQHQPPHQHQSAPPPSSVGRVYRAMYDYEAQDLDEVSFCDGDLIVNCTAVDEGWMTGLVQRTGRHGMLPANYVEPAQI, encoded by the exons ATGAGCAAGACGTGCGCCCGGTGCGAGAAGACGGTCTACCCGATCGAAGAGCTCAAGTGCCTCGACAAG ATATGGCACAAGCAGTGTTTCAAGTGTCAGGGCTGCGGTATGACCCTGAACATGCGGACGTACAAGGGTTTCAACAAACAGCCGTATTGCGAAGC GCATATACCAAAAGCCAAAGCCACCACGATGGCGGAAACGCCTGAGCTGAAGCGTATCGCGGAGAACACGAAGATACAGAGTAACGTCAAGTATCACGCCGAGTTCGAGAAAGCGAAGGGGAAGTTCACGCAAGTGGCAGACGATCCGGAGACCCTAAGAATCAAGCAGAACAGTAAGATTATCTCGAATGTTGCCTATCACGGCGAGCTCGAGAAAAAGGCGATCATGGAGCAAAAAAGGACAATGACCGGAGAAAATGGGGAACAAATAG AGTACGTAGAGTACACAGACGGCACCAACGCACCTGCGTGGAACATAAACGCCAATCCGCCGCCTGCAAGAACGGCGAATTCGCCGGTACAGAGGACACCAGGTAGGATCGCTGATTACGATCCCCTTAGCGAAGCGAGACCGAGTCCTTATTCCGCAAGGCAAGCTGCCACCACTGTCATTTATACGAGCGACAAGGGACCAG TAACGAATCCACCGACACGAAAAATCGGCTCGGTTGCTGACATCGATCCAGTGAACGAATACTATGGATCGTTAACGCCGGCCACAACGATAAACAATAATCAACATCAACCTCAACATCAGCATCAACCTCCACATCAGCATCAATCAGCGCCACCGCCTTCCAGCGTTGga aGAGTGTACAGAGCAATGTATGACTATGAAGCACAAGATCTCGACGAGGTGAGCTTTTGCGACGGCGATTTAATCGTCAACTGCACAGCTGTCGATGAGGGTTGGATGACTGGACTGGTGCAACGTACGGGACGGCACGGCATGCTACCTGCTAATTATGTCGAGCCGGCgcagatttaa
- the LOC139113101 gene encoding LIM and SH3 domain protein F42H10.3-like isoform X2, protein MSKTCARCEKTVYPIEELKCLDKIWHKQCFKCQGCGMTLNMRTYKGFNKQPYCEAHIPKAKATTMAETPELKRIAENTKIQSNVKYHAEFEKAKGKFTQVADDPETLRIKQNSKIISNVAYHGELEKKAIMEQKRTMTGENGEQIVTNPPTRKIGSVADIDPVNEYYGSLTPATTINNNQHQPQHQHQPPHQHQSAPPPSSVGRVYRAMYDYEAQDLDEVSFCDGDLIVNCTAVDEGWMTGLVQRTGRHGMLPANYVEPAQI, encoded by the exons ATGAGCAAGACGTGCGCCCGGTGCGAGAAGACGGTCTACCCGATCGAAGAGCTCAAGTGCCTCGACAAG ATATGGCACAAGCAGTGTTTCAAGTGTCAGGGCTGCGGTATGACCCTGAACATGCGGACGTACAAGGGTTTCAACAAACAGCCGTATTGCGAAGC GCATATACCAAAAGCCAAAGCCACCACGATGGCGGAAACGCCTGAGCTGAAGCGTATCGCGGAGAACACGAAGATACAGAGTAACGTCAAGTATCACGCCGAGTTCGAGAAAGCGAAGGGGAAGTTCACGCAAGTGGCAGACGATCCGGAGACCCTAAGAATCAAGCAGAACAGTAAGATTATCTCGAATGTTGCCTATCACGGCGAGCTCGAGAAAAAGGCGATCATGGAGCAAAAAAGGACAATGACCGGAGAAAATGGGGAACAAATAG TAACGAATCCACCGACACGAAAAATCGGCTCGGTTGCTGACATCGATCCAGTGAACGAATACTATGGATCGTTAACGCCGGCCACAACGATAAACAATAATCAACATCAACCTCAACATCAGCATCAACCTCCACATCAGCATCAATCAGCGCCACCGCCTTCCAGCGTTGga aGAGTGTACAGAGCAATGTATGACTATGAAGCACAAGATCTCGACGAGGTGAGCTTTTGCGACGGCGATTTAATCGTCAACTGCACAGCTGTCGATGAGGGTTGGATGACTGGACTGGTGCAACGTACGGGACGGCACGGCATGCTACCTGCTAATTATGTCGAGCCGGCgcagatttaa